Part of the Armatimonadota bacterium genome is shown below.
TGCCCAAGTGGTTGTGGAACGCCGCAAAAGGTCGCCGCTTCGGACGACGGCCGACTTGGTGGACTGTGTTTTGGCCGCCATCCCTTCGGCCAAGCGCGACAAGCGCATCCATCCGGCGACCCGGACCTTCCAGGCAGTCCGGATCCTGGTGAACGGCGAGTTGGACGACTTGGAAGGGGCCCTCCTTGATGCGGGGCTTTGCTTGGCTGTCGGCGGCGTCATGGCCGTCCTCAGTTACCACTCCGGCGAAGACCGGGCCGCAAAGTCTGCGATCAAGACGTTGGTCGCGGGCGGGAATTTCGAATCGATCTACAAAAAGCCGCTCCGTCCCCAGCCGGACGAAGTGGCCAGTAACAACAAGGCCCGCAGCGCGGCCCTCCGCGCCGTCCGCCGGGTCAAGGAAGACCAAACAGCATGAGTGCAGCCCCCTATATCCATGTGCGCGAACGCGCGACCGACAAACGGACGACGACAACGGCCCCCTCCAAGAAGAACCCCCTCCGTATTGAGCAGGCGGTGCCGGCCCGTCGGGCCAAATCACAACAATTCGGACTTTCCACGGCAGAATTTCTGGCTGCCCAAGCGGTTCTGTTCACCGTGTTTGCCGCCGCGTCGTTCATGGCCTCCGTTTTGGTGGGCAATACTTTGGGCGAATTGGAGCGCCGCAAGGCGGTGGATGCCCATTCCCAAGTCCGTTTGGCCCAAGCCGACATGGTGCGCCTCCGGCAGCGGTACGACCGTCTGAATAGCGCAGCCGACATCGGCGATTGGGCTTCGGCCCGCGGCTTTGTGGCGGCATATGGGATTGGGGCGGACAATGGCATCCCGACGAAAGACTAAAAACCGGGCCCCGGGCGGGGCGACCAGGCCGGTGGGCTTGTTTTTGGCGGCGGGGTTCATCGTGGCCGCGGCAACCCAAGCCAACGTGCAGGCGATCCACCGGAAGGACGTCGTTAAGCTGGCCTTTGAGCGCGGCCGCTACGAGGTCGAAGATGATTTGGTGGCCCGCCGCGGGTCGGTCATTTCGGCTGATGGACGAATCCTCGCGCAAAACGACGACGTTTACGAATTCCAGCTATTTTATAACAAACTGCCTCGCTCACCCGGTTTCTACGCCGAGCTGAGCCAGGCGACAGGGATTTCGATAGAAGAACTTCGGGAGCCGGCCCTAGTTGGCCAAGATCGCCGGACATGGGCGACTCCTTTGGGTGGCGACGAGGCCCGGGCGGTGCGCGCCATCACTCGAAAATGGAATGCCGACGGAGTTTCCCTGGCCAAAGTCATGCACCGCCGGTACCCGCTTGGCTGGACGGCGAGTGGGATTGTTGGGTTGGTGCGCCCCGATGGCGCGGTGAACGGCTTGGAAAAGAGCTTTGACAGCAAGCTGGCAGGGCAGAACGGGGAGGCTAAAGGGTTCATCGACCGAACCGGCGCGTTCATGTCGATCGACGACAAGGATCTGCGTCAGCTTGTTCAGGGCAAAGACATCACGCTCACCTTGGACAGCGTCTTGCAGTTCGAAGCGGGGCAGGCCGTTAAGCATGCGGTCGAGCTGAACAAAGCGGAGAGCGGGGCGATCGTGGTGATCGAGCCCAGCACCGGAAACATCCTCGCAATGTCGAACTACCCGACTTTTGATCCGGAAGGGAAGATTGGCGACGGAGAAGACCTGAACGTCGCCTACCGAGGGATGTTCGAGCCTGGATCCACATTCAAAATCATGACCCTGGCCAAAGCCTTGGATCTCGGTGATGTCGGCTATGCCGACCATTTGCAGTGCAGTGGGGCATTGCGGGTCTCCACCAAGACGATTCATTGTTCGCACGGGGCGCATGGAGACGTCGATTGGGAAAAGGCGATCGCCGAGAGCTGCAATGTGGCGGCGGCGACTTGGGCGGGCAAGATCGGGTCGGACGGCATGCACGGCTATATCAAGCAACTGGGACTGCTCGACAAGCCCTCGCTCGGCCTCCCCTGGGAAACCGGCGGCATGTACAACGAGAATGATCCGGCAAAGGCAATCCAATTGGCGACCAACGGCTTCGGCCAATCGATGAACGCCACCCCGGTGGCTTTGGCGAGCGCCTTCAGCTGTTTGGCAAACGGGGGCCTCCGCATGAAGCCCCGTTTGATTGCAAAAATCGGCGATGAGGAGACCAAGGTCGAGGCTGCGGGTCAAATCGTCAAGCCCGAAGTCGCCGATTTTGTAAAGAACCTGATGGTCTCGACAATCCAAAAGGACTTTGGCACAGGCAAGGGTCTCAGGATCCCTGGTTACACCTTGGCGGGCAAGACCGGGACGGCGCAGCGGCTCCAAGGATCCAGCCAAAAGGGTTGGGTCTCGAACTTTGTGGGGATCGTCCCGGCGCAAAATCCCAAGGCCCTGGTTCTCGTTATGATCAACGACCCCAAAGCGGGTAGCTATTATGGGGCGTCGGTCGCCGGGCCGGTTTTTGTGGAGATGGCCAAGACATTGATCCGGCGTTATGGCATTGCGCCCGATGGCGGCACGGCAACCCCAAGCCCGGCGCGGTAGAGTTCCGGCATGGTCGGGATCCGCTTGAGCGAATTGGCTGGCCGGCTCCAGTTGGATGCGGGGCTGTTTTCGGTGGCCTCCGGGGATCCGGTGATCACGGGTGTCTGTGCAGATAGCCGCTCAGTGAGGCCGGGCGATCTGTTCGTGTGCATGCCAAGCGCAAGCCGTGACACCCACTCCTTCCTGCCCGATGTCGCGGCAAAGGGGGCGGTTGCCGCCGTTGTTCATGGGCCGGGTTCAGTCCCCTTTTTGCGGGACGCCGAGCTGCCGGACATTTTCATTGAACCCACGGGGAGCCGCTTCAATTTCTCGACGGGCCAAATCTGCCGGGAAGTCTTGGGCGATCCTTCGGCAGAAATGGAAGTGGTCGGCATCACGGGGACCAACGGGAAGACCACGACGGCTTGGATCATGCGCCAGGCCTATGAAGCGTTGGGGGAGCGGGCAGCCTACTTGGGGACCTTGGGGTACCACGACGGGCAAAATTTGACCGCCGGAGCCAACACGACACCGTTCCCAGTGGATCTGTGGAACACGTTGGCGGACGCCCGGGAAAAGGGCGTCGGGACATTTGTGATGGAAGTGAGCAGCCACTCGCTGCAGGAACGGCGGGTGGCGGGGATCGGTTTTGATGCTGGTGTGTTCCTGAACCTCACTCAAGACCACTTGGATTACCACGGGTCGATGGCTGACTATGCCGCCGCAAAGAAGCTGTTGTTCACAGAATGGGCCGCCTCGACTTCCAAGCGGTTCACCGCCGTCCTAAACGGGGAGGACCCGGTGGCCCGAGCCTGGATGCGCGACCTCCCCTGCGAGGTATGGACCTTTGGTAGCGACGGTTCGGCAATCCAGGTTGAAATCTCGGACTTGGCGGTCGACAAAATGGAACTCATATTTGCATTTGGTGAGGAGCCCGTTCCGGCGTCGATCCCG
Proteins encoded:
- a CDS encoding penicillin-binding protein 2, yielding MASRRKTKNRAPGGATRPVGLFLAAGFIVAAATQANVQAIHRKDVVKLAFERGRYEVEDDLVARRGSVISADGRILAQNDDVYEFQLFYNKLPRSPGFYAELSQATGISIEELREPALVGQDRRTWATPLGGDEARAVRAITRKWNADGVSLAKVMHRRYPLGWTASGIVGLVRPDGAVNGLEKSFDSKLAGQNGEAKGFIDRTGAFMSIDDKDLRQLVQGKDITLTLDSVLQFEAGQAVKHAVELNKAESGAIVVIEPSTGNILAMSNYPTFDPEGKIGDGEDLNVAYRGMFEPGSTFKIMTLAKALDLGDVGYADHLQCSGALRVSTKTIHCSHGAHGDVDWEKAIAESCNVAAATWAGKIGSDGMHGYIKQLGLLDKPSLGLPWETGGMYNENDPAKAIQLATNGFGQSMNATPVALASAFSCLANGGLRMKPRLIAKIGDEETKVEAAGQIVKPEVADFVKNLMVSTIQKDFGTGKGLRIPGYTLAGKTGTAQRLQGSSQKGWVSNFVGIVPAQNPKALVLVMINDPKAGSYYGASVAGPVFVEMAKTLIRRYGIAPDGGTATPSPAR
- a CDS encoding UDP-N-acetylmuramoyl-L-alanyl-D-glutamate--2,6-diaminopimelate ligase, giving the protein MVGIRLSELAGRLQLDAGLFSVASGDPVITGVCADSRSVRPGDLFVCMPSASRDTHSFLPDVAAKGAVAAVVHGPGSVPFLRDAELPDIFIEPTGSRFNFSTGQICREVLGDPSAEMEVVGITGTNGKTTTAWIMRQAYEALGERAAYLGTLGYHDGQNLTAGANTTPFPVDLWNTLADAREKGVGTFVMEVSSHSLQERRVAGIGFDAGVFLNLTQDHLDYHGSMADYAAAKKLLFTEWAASTSKRFTAVLNGEDPVARAWMRDLPCEVWTFGSDGSAIQVEISDLAVDKMELIFAFGEEPVPASIPLGGAFNIQNVTACAATMFALGESPAQIVEGLSTVKPAPGRFEPVPNGTGISVLVDYAHTPDALSQLLGTVRSLAKGRIITVFGCGGDRDRSKRPLMAAESSRHSDYSVVTSDNPRTEDPQAILDDIAVGMTGDFLIIPDRREAIFAAIAKAEPGDVVVIAGKGHEDYQIIGRTKHWFDDRVVAAEALSCR